The Limosilactobacillus panis DNA segment TGCTTAAACCTATCGCGAGGACATCTCCTTGCTGGAGGTGGGCTTGGTCAAGCAGCTCAGTGAGACCTTGCTTGGTCTGTTTCTTGATTTGCGTTAGGTCAATACTCATTAAAATACCCCTCCCTTTAGCTTCCCTAGTTTAGCATAATTCGCCCTTTTCTTGGGAAATTAGGCAGAAAAGATTGGTACTAGGGAGCTAAAAATAAATCAATCTCGCTGAAACTTCATAAAATAGAGAATTACTATGAATAGTTAGCAGTATTTATGGCCAATTATCCTTGATTGGTAATCATAATTCTCGTTAAATAAGCTTGGAGAACAACGTGCACCAAAACTAAAATTCTTCACTATTCAATACAATTCCTACAAATTAAATAACCGCTGCAAAGTACCATGGCTATGGCGTTTACAGCGGTTCTACGACTTTACAAGGTTCTGCACAATTCTTAAAAAATGCGCCCCCCGAGATTCGAACTCGGATTATGAGGACCGAAATCTCATGTGCTATCCGTTACACTAAGGGCGCTTAACAATTCAATTATAGCACCCTGTGTCAAAAGATAAAGAAAATTAACCGCCGTCCTGTTATAATCGACCTAACAAGGAGGACTAAAATGAGAATTAAATACGTTGCCGTGGATGTTGACGGTACCCTGTTAGATGAACATAATTGTTATGATGAGCAACGGCTAATTAAAGATGTTGCCGCCCTTAAGCAGCGCGGAATTACCTTCATTATCGCTAGTGGAAATAGCTTGGATGCCTTACTGCACATGTTCAAGGGGAAAGTAGATAACTTTGTGGCGGAAAATGGTGGTCGTATCTTTGTCAATGATCAGAAAATTAGTGATTCTCCCCACCAACGACCAGTTCTCAAGCAATTACTTGCCTTTGTTACTACCTTCCCGACTCCGGACCTACTGTCACTTTCGGGAGCCAGCCAAACATACATTGCTAACCAGTATATTAATGTTCCGGTTCCCTTTTATCCCCACCATGCTTACTTTCACCAGTTAGCCGACGTCAAGGAACCCATCTATAACATGAACGTCAGTTGGTTTAAACAGCGTCCCCGACTTGAAAAGATTAATACTATTGTTCAAAAAATTAATCGGGCCTTTCCAACGGTTAACGCTACCTACAGTGGGGCGTTTGGGATCGACATTATCCCGGCTGGAGTAAACAAGGCGGCTGGGCTGGAGCAATTCGTTAAACAAACCGGCGGCAACCTCCGGCAACTAATTGCGTTCGGGGACACCTCAAACGATATTGAAATGCTCAGGGCGGCCGGCCGGGGCATAGCAATGAAGAACGCTACGCCAGACCTCTTGGCGGTTGCTGACCAGGTTACCACCTTCGATAATAATCACGCCGGATTACTAAAAGAAGTCGAGCGTCTCTTTCACTTGTAACCAATATGGAGGGCAGCAGCTCCCATGTTGAGCGGCGAATAGGTACAGTTCTTGAAACCAGCCACCTTCATCATGGCAAGCAGCTGCTTGGCGGACACAAACTCCTGGGCCGTCTGCTTGAGGTAACGGTAGTCCTTACGGCTGGCTCTTGCTAACTGGGCCAACCAGGGGAAGAACCTGAAGTACGCCCGCCAGCCAGCTTTTACGAGAGGGTTCGTCGGCTGGGACATCTCAAGGCAGGCAAATTGTCCGCCCTTCTTGAGTACCCGATAACTTTCCCTTAATACTTGATCCGCATCTGGAACATTGCGCAAGCCAAAACCAATCGTCACCACCGAGAAGGAGTTATCGGAAAATGGCAGGTGCATGGCATCGGCCTGGACAAGTTCAATGTCCTTGCTGAGGTCTAATTGGCGGATCTTCTTATCCGCAATTGTCAGCATGGCAGCATTAAAGTCGAGACCGATTACCCGACCACTCGGTCCTGATCGCCGAGCTAGTTCAATCGTTAGGTCACCGGTTCCGCAACACAGGTCCAAACAATCTGCTCCTGGGGCAACCTTTAATTGTTGAAAGAGCTTTTTTCGCCAGAGTTCCTGGGTTCCTAAACTAATTACGTTATTCATTAGGTCATAGCGCCCAGCAATTCGTGAGAAAAGCTGGTTTACCTCTTTTTCAGAGTGATTATTAGTTCTTGTCATTAATTTTCCTCCATTTAGACAAAATAAAATCCCTGGTATCTATTATACAGGTACCGGGGACTTTATTTTACCGATCTTCAACAATAAGGTAGGTACATTCAACGGGACCATGGACCCCCACGACTAATTCCATTTCAATATCACCCGAATTGGAAGGGCCCGAAATGAAGTTAAACGTAGACGTCGACAGGCCATTGGCGGTTTGCTCATTATACTTATTGACCGCCTCCCGTGTGGACTTAACAAGACCGCTCTTTGGAACGATCAAAAGCAACCGGGTTGGAAGGTAATCGAAGCCCCGTCCCTGAGCTGGCCGGTTGACTACCGTAACGGTTCCGGTGGCGGCAATCAAATAATCCCCCATTTCGACGGCCAGGTCGGCTTGGTTGGCATTCTCCTCATTTTCCTGCCGGCTCAGTTTATCTGACCAGACAGCAACGTTTTCCACGCCGGGATTCTTGCTCCATTCCATCAGGCCATACTTTTCCCATTCTTCCGGGGTATTGTTTGGCAGCAAAAGGTGACTAATATTTTCCTGCTTAGCATACGTGGTAAGAAAATCGGCTAATTGAGCGGCCGGCTTTAATACCACCTGAGCATTTACTGATTCACTGTTTTTAATAGCAATGTTAAGCAGTTCTTCCGGACTCTTATCCGCTAATAAGTCATCAGGAAGGGTATTAAGGGGCTTAAATGGGTGGTCCTTCAACGCATGACGAGGACGACCGGCTGCCTTTGCAATCCGGTTCAAGAACTGTTCACGATTATCCTTATTATTTGCTTGGTCAAGCAGACTAGTCATTGGCATGCCCCCCCTTCCTTTTTTACTACTGGTGCCGTCTCTTCTGGCTTGTGATCTTTAAACCAGTGCCGGAAGTTCTCTTTTACCTTTACTGGCCGAGGGACGTCCCGCGTGTCAATCCAACCATGAATTAACTTTGGCACAATCTTCGGTACGTAGTCAATTTTTCCTTCATCATACATTCCTTCAACGGCCCCGGGCTGTTCCGTTTGTGAGAACATGTTACTTGCAGGATGGGCCATCTTCATGGCAGAACCAAACAGGAATGGGGATTGGGTTCCCTTGCCAACCATCTTTAGGATCAGGTTGGTCATACTATCGTCCATATGCTTACCATCCATCTCGACAATCCGGTGCTCACGAATCAGGTGCTGGAGCGGAATTTTTACTGGGCAGGTTTCGGTGCAAACTGCACAAAGTGAGCAGGCATAGGGAAGGTCCTTAAACTTCTCATAGCCCCCTAAGATTGGGGAAAGGACTTCTCCTAAAGGCCCAGGATAAATTGAACCGTAGCCTTTTCCACCAACCTGCCGGTAAACTGGGCAAACGTTCATGCAGGCTCCACAACGGATGCACTGCAGAATCGGTTCAAATTCGGTCCCCAGTGCCTTGGAACGACCATCGTCCACAATTACAACCCAGAAATCATCAGGGCCATCAACTTCGCCGCCCTTTTTCCGGCCGGTAAAGGTACAGTAAGTAGTGAGCTTTTGCCCCACAGCGCTCCGGGCGAGCATGTTGTCGAGAACTTCCGCTTCCTTCATGCTTGGGACGATTCGCTCCATTCCCATTACGACCACCTGAGTCTTAGGAATAGCCATCGTGATGTCAGCGTTACCTTCATTGGTATCCAGGTTAATCATTCCGTTATCGGCGATTGCAAAGTTACAACCGGTGATTCCAAAGTCCGCCTTCATGAAGTACTTCCGGAGGTAACCGCGGACAAAGCGAGCTTCATATTGGGGATCGTCATCACCATCATAACCGAGCTTTTGGAATTCCTTTTGGATCTGGTCCCGGTTTTTGTGGAGGGTTGGGAAGACAATGTGAGTTGGTTCATCCCAGTTATCCTCCTGAAGGATAAACTCAGCGAGGTCACTCTCTAACAGGTTAGCGCCCGGAATTGAAAGCAGCGTTTTATCAAGGTCAATTTCAGTAGTGACCATTGACTTGGATTTGACAATATTCTTCGCCTTTTTGGCAATCGCTAATTCCTTGATAAAATTGTGAGCTTCGTCTTCATCTTTGGCAAAGAAAACGTGGCCGTCTTGTTTTTCAACATTGTCAGCAAACTCCTCCAGGTAGTCAGGAAGGTATTTTAAGACGTGTTGCTAAATCGCGCCACTCGTTCCAATTACCAAGCTCGCGCCGGGCTTGCGTTCGCTTGATGAATTGCGCATCCTGAGCCTTGGCGACGGCTGCCCGCATGAAGTGGTCAGCTTCGGCTTCTTTGACCCGCGTTATAAACGGCTTATCACTTGTTGAAATTCCCATAGTCTAAAACACTCCTTCCCATTGGCTGGGACAACTGGTTCGTTGGTGTCTTTAATGTACTTAATTCGGCTTGGGTCAACATCGTGATTAAGCACTTCCGCAATGTGCATCACCTTAATGTGGTCACCATGACGGTTCATGTAACCGGCAATATTCATTAGACACGAAGTTTCCATTCCTACAAGAATATCGGCCTTTGTATCCATGATATTTTTGACCTTGTCCTGAACCATTGCCGTCGACAATTCAGGTTCCTTAGCCGAGAACGTTCCCCCGAAACCGCAGCATAGTTGAACGTTATGCAGGGGAACCCGTTTAATCCCCTTAACATGATTTAAAAGGACAAACGGCGCTGTCCGTTCACCGAGCAGGCGGGTCATGTGACATGAACGGTGGACCGTAATAGTAGCATCTAACTCCGCTCCACAATCAATAATGCCAAGCACCCGATAAATGAATTGGCTAAATTCGTAAATCTTATCAGCCAGCTTCTTTGCCCGTGGGCCATAAACTGGATCGTCTGCTAAGATCCCCGCATATTCTTTAATCATGAATACACAGGAACCAGTGGGCCCCACGATATAGTCGGCATCAATACTCAAGAGGGCGTCAATCTCGTTTTTGAACGTCTTTAGTGACCCCTTAGAATAACCACTGTTATAAGTCGGCTGGCCGCAACAGACCTGCTTCTTTGGCAAAAAGGTCTTACACCCCAGTCGTTCTAGGACCTGCACCATTGCCTTACCAACATTTGGAAAAAGTAAATCAACTAGACATGATGAAAAAATGCACACGCGTGGCTGATTATCCATGATTTAACGCTCTACCCCGCAAATTAAGGGGTGAGCTTCCTCCCTTCTTCATCTATCACCTGCTTACATTGTAAGCGTTACCCACGACAGTATCAATTAGTATTATCCCCGATTATACAAAAATATCTATAACTGGGGACCAAATAAAAAGGGTGGGAAAGTGACCATTATTTCCACCCTTTTTTTCTCACGTTCATTAATACACGGCTCCCGCGTAAAAGTTGAAGCCTGGTTTATTAAAATCATAGTCGGCCAATTCAGACATCTTAATGAAGTTGTCAGCAATTCCCCAGCTCATCAAATTAATTGATCTACCATAGTATTCATCAGGAATAACCACTGTAATGTACTTACCAAATGCTTGAGCCATGCCGAGTTCGACACCCATGCCGATGTCTTCCTCTTCCGGAATGTACACAGCAAGCAACATATCAGACGTTGCGACGCCAACCCGGTCGCCATTGTAAGTGGCAGTTGCCCACTCACGGTCTTTCAAAAGTTCCGGGTGTTCATCTACCCGTAGCCCTTTATACTGGTGCTGCAAAGGAACATAGGAGTTTTCCAGGTCAATGGTCGGGTTCTTCTTGATGGCGGCCATTGCGTCTTGATAAGCTTTATTCTGTTTGTCAGTAAACCAGCCGGCACAAAAGTAAATGGTTTTGCTCTTTGTCATTTCTTATAATATCCTCTCTATTTAAAGCTACTTTTCAATTGCGTTTAACGTTTGGCTAATAATCAACTTTGCTGCGGCCGAAACACTAATTCCCTTCTTCAAGGCATACCGGCGAAGCTTTTGGTAGGTTTCTAAGTCGTCAGGGCCCCGCCAAATTACCCCAGTTACTTGACCATGTTCTTTTTTCATCCTATTACTCCTTCATCCATAACTTATCTGCGATTTGATTAAGAATCACCGCCCGGTCGTGTAGTTGCCGGTGGGTGGTTTGGGGATAAACCTTTTGATAGTACTGAATTGTCGGGTGGCCCTTAATTAAGGACTTCAACATTTCCGACTGGATCAGCGGTACTTCGCCGTCAGTGTGGGTACTTCCGGGTTTAGTTCCCATAAAGTTGTAGATTGTTAACTTCCCGGTTGGTTGCCAATCCTTCATCTGTTTACGTAGACGAATAAAGTTTTTATCTCGCGAATGCTTAATCAGGTGGTAGTGGTAATTTAACCGTGATGAAAGGCTTTCCTCGGCTGGCACCCCTAAAAAGACGACTTTGTTCAACTGAAGATCCTTTTGCAGCTGGGGTGAGTTGAGGTAGGCATGCATAAACTCGGTTCCTCCATACGAATGAGCAATTACATTCGTCCGGTCGATGTGGTAACGACTATGCAGGTATGACAATGCCCTGGAAAGCTGCTTGACCTGGGGATGAAATGTTGAATCGTAGTTCCAATCATATAGGACCTGGATCAGCGCATTCTTATCTCCCTTATTGAGGTGACCAGTGACGCGGATGTTTCCCCATGGTGAAATCCAGACAGTGAGGGTTTTCTGCGCAATGTGGCGCTCTTGGTAATAATTGATTAGTTTTTGGTAGGTCACCGTGTTGCCGCCCCAACCAGGAATAAGAATGGTCGGTGTTGAAGAATAACGAACATCGGACCGGTACTTTGCCTTAGTTAGTGGGACACCTGCTGTTCCCCGCAACAGGTAAGCCTGAATTCCAGCCCCGATAAGAATGAATCCGGTCAGGAGACTCAACAAAATTTTAAATAGTTTTTTCATCGTGGTCATCCCCTGAAAACCTAAGCCAAACCGAAAAAGGGCACTGTCCTAGCTAGCCAAAAAGCCGCGCCCAGAAGCCCTTCTTTTTTGGCTCCTCAGCAGCCTGCCCTGAATTGTCTTCATGCGTCTGTTCATCTTCCTCGTATGGATTGTGCTCACCAATCCACTTAAAGAAGTCCGGTGCCTTAATTTCAACGAATTTCCCCCGCTTACCATTAATACCGTCAACGCAGAGTTCAATTGGCAAAGCGTTACGATACTCCTCAATACTGTCTGCAGTGAAGCCGTTAAGGGTGTTCAGCTTGGAAATATCGAAGAGGAGGCTATCGTCTTCCTTCCGGTATTTGAAGTCATCTTCCTGGGTAAGGTAGAGCTTAGCCCAGGTATTTCGGGAGCTTTCCTTGAAGTCATCACAGATGGTATCGGCAAAGTATGGTGGAATTTCAATTCCAGCCATTTCGTAATATGACTTGAAGATTTTCCGGGTGTTTGCTAAGAAGTCTAGACGACCCGTCTTCTGGTCAAACATTCGCCAGGCAGTATTATCATCTTCAAGCAAGTTAGCCATCCGCATCACGAAGTCCTTGAACAGAGTGTTGTTAAGGGTCTGACGAACGTTATATATGTAACGGTTAGCTTCGCCCTTTAGCCGGTCATCAATCACCTTATCGATTTGCAGATAGTAAGTCCGGCGGGCCGTTTCCCGGAGCATCGTGAAACCTGAGTCATAGTTCGTCGTTCCAATCAGCGGAGCGACCGCTTGGGGATGGTTGATGAGTTCGTTCATCGTATCAACTACCAAGTGGCGGCTGTATTGGTCCTGCTGGAAAAAGTAGGGCTCAATCTCATCGAGGAGGACGGGGTAGGAACTCCCCTCTTTCATGTAATGTTCAATTGCTTCGACCGTCTTGTTCTTCTTCTGGGCGGTCTCTTCCGGATAAATCGTTCCGAAATCGATCAGGGAGCGGTCAGTGTTCCAGGTCAACTGGTTGATAATTCTCAGTAAGGTTGACTTCCCGGAACCGGCTGTTGCGCCAAAGATTAGGAAGTTCGGAACGTCATTGCCGTCTTCTGGGTTAAGACTGGCCTTAGTCCGAATTTCCCACAGGAATGGGGCGGTAAAACAGTAGAGAATTGCCTCATAGAAGCGTTTGCCATAGTCGTCGCTGTAATCAATCACGTACTTCTGGTAGCCCTTCATCACGTCGTCAATGCTTTTGAGACTTTCCCGAATCTGGCTAATTGTTGCTAACTTACCGAACGGAATTGGGTGGGTACCCGCATCATTAGGAACGTAGAGGCCACTATTGTTGTTAACCAGGTTACGCTCCATTGGCCGGTCATACAAGAATGTTGTGTACTTCTTTTCAGCAGAACGTTGCTGCGGCGACATCCCACTGACCAGGGCCTCTTTGACCTGCTCATAAATCTTCTCACGGCTCTTGATTTTTGGCTTTGCCGCCCGCGGTGAAACAGAAGTTTTCTGGAGGGTGTAAACAGTATCGTGCTGTTTGGTATCCCGTTCGATTGCCTCCTTAACCTGGGAACGGTCCATTGTCACGTTCCGCATGGAAATCGTGGTGTCATGGGGGATGATGTTAGTGTCCATTTGCTGCTGGACGTCGTGGCTAATGATGTCCGTCATGTCCGCCGCGGCAATTGCGTTTGTCGTATCATTATCCAAAATAACGACATTGCTACCACCACTCTTATCTTTAGCACTTTCGTCAAGCTGCTTTTGGGCCGCCTGCAAGAGGTTGTCAGAGAAGTATGGCCGCAAGACCGGCTTAATATCGTGTTTAAAGTGGTCCATCAGGTTGTTAAACAGGCGCTTGTCATTATCGAAGATTAAGATCTCGCTGTACTGGTTATGCTGATCGTCAAATGAAGCCTGGTCTAAATCGATACTACCGAGGATGACTCGGGTGTCACCAGTATCGGGATTACTTAATAGGTAAAAGCGGGAGTAAATAGCCTGGACGGGGGCGTACTCAAATTGGAAGAGACCATTTAGTATGTTGGCCTGGTTACTGCTGCTCAACGCCTCAAAAAGCTTTGCCGGTTTCTTGTTGGCCACGGCAAGCAGCGCATCGGTTAGGGCCACCTTGGTGACGACCTCTTCTGCACTCTTACCACGGGCATTCTCCTGGGCACCGATCACAACCTCAGCCTGGATGAATTTACTGAGGTACTGGTTGACAAAATCTGCTTCAACGTGTCCCGTGATTGCCGTAAAATGGTTAAACCGCCGGGAGTCAAATAGCTGGTTAATTTTTAATGGGGGCGTTTTTTGCCCGTTAAATACAATGTTTAATTTAGTTAAATCTGGTTCATTACTCATAGGAATTCCTTTTCTTTCTGCAAGAAATAATTAGTTTTATTTTCGTTGATTTATGGCGATTTTGCAAGTCCTACTATCCTGGAAAGCTATTAAATGCAAAAAGGAGTCACCCAGTGTTGGGAAAACTCCTTTTGTGGAATGAATATGAAAGAAATTATCAGGAAGAATCGGTTTTAGTTGTTTATAAAGTCGTTTTCTATTTATTTGCTTTGGCAGCCCGCTCTTCTTCTGCTTTAAGACGTTCCTTGATGTACTTCGCAGAAGTGGCCAGCTTGTCCTTTTCCTCATCAGTTAAGTCCAGGTGGAGTTGCTCAACTACCCCATCGCGGCCGACAACCGCTGGATATGATAGGTAGGTTCCATACTCTTCGCGGTAGTTGGAAACCGGCATTTCGGTTCGGGCATCGCTCAGAAGGGCATTAGTTAACCGAACTGCCGCGGTTGCAACCCCGTAGTTGGTGTACTTCTTTCCTTGATAAACCAGGTAGCCACCTTGGCGGGCATGTTCTTCAATATCAGCCAAGTCCAGACCCCGTTCCTTAGCTAGGTCTAGTACACGTTTCCCTAACACACGGACCGTAGACCAGGCGGTGAACTGTGAGTTCCCGTGTTCACCAAGGTTGAAGCCAACAACTGAACGTGAATCAACGTGGAGGGCCTCACCAACACAGGCACGCATCCGTGCGGAATCAAGCAGGGTCCCTGTCCCCAGTACGTGTTTCTTTGGCAGGCCAGTTAACTTTTGGTACATTGAGGTGATGACATCACACGGGTTAGTGACATCCACCAGTTTTCCATGAAAGCCGTTATCAACAAGTTTTTTAGCGACCAATGGTACCTGGGTGCGGGTAAATTTAAATTCTGCAAACCGGTCATGGTCTGGAGTATCCACTAGCTTTGACTTACCCAGGGAAGAAACAACCACGTCGCAATCAGCAAGCTGTGAATCATCATTGACGGTTAAGTTGGTGTGGTAAGGCAGGTTGGCCATGGCGTCCCGAAAGTCGAGGGCGTCGGCGTTTACCTTGGCCTCGTTTGTATCAAAGAGCGCTAAATCATCTGTAAAGCCACCGGCAACCAAGTAGTGAGCAACCGTTGCGCCAACATGTCCCATCCCAAACACTGCTACTTTTCGTGTCATAATAAAAACTTCCTTTCAATCTATGCCCGATTTAAGTTTTGGATAATTAATCATTAACGTTAACAGTTACGTCACCAAAGCCGTGGTCAAATTTAGCGGTCCAGACCCCCTTGGTTAAGTGCGGTGGGAGAAGGAAAGTTCCGGAAGAAACCAACTTACCTGTGCGGAACTCCTTTCCTTGTTCTGCTAGTTTACCAACTAGCCAGGAGAGGGATTTGAATGGGTTACCAAGCACCTCACTCGACTGACCACTTGATTGTTTTTGTCCATTATGGTAAAGGGTCATGTTGACGTTAGCCGCATCTTCGACAGTGGCAAACACTTCATCAGCCGGACGTTCTAAACCATAGACAACGAATCCACCGACAGCACAGTCACTCATGACATTAAACTTGTTGAGGTCGGGGAACCAGTCAGTAAAACGGCAGTCGGGTAATTCAACGGTCCCGCAAACGGTCGTCTTGTGAAGGAGGTCTTCCAGACTATCATCTGGTTTTAAGTCTTCAGTAGCGCGGAAACCAAGTTCCACCTCAAGCAACGGATCCATTGTTTGCTTTTTAAGTGACAGAAGTGCGGGTGAAGGAAGAAAGTGGCTATCGACCTGTTGTCCGTAAAGTGGACAATCAGAATCAAACATGTCCTGGGTTTTCTTACTCGTCAGTGAGACCTTATATCCGCCAGTCGGAAGTTTTTTAAGGGCAGCGAACCGGTCCTGCACTGCATATGCCGTATCATCATCTGTTACAACACCATCCCAGTCAGCCATCTTTAACGGCTGGTGGTTCTGGTAAGCGTTAAAAAGTGCTTGAGCGAATGATTCTTGCTTTGCGTTTAAGGTAACATTTTCTTTAGTCATAATATCCTCCATAAAGGTTAGCCGCTGTTACCTTTTGGGGGAGTCAACCCTACGATTCGTTAACGACGACTAACTTCTTTCTCTATTTTAATTTAAATTTTTCTAATATCTTCTTAATGTTAATAATGTCGTTGTCTGACATGTTCATCACCACCTTAAATGTTTGGTAAAACGCTAAAAGCGTCCTTCTTAACTCTCTCACTAAGAGTTAAAAAGGACGCTTCTAAACGTGGTACCACCTTTCTTTACGGCTAAAGAGCCGCCTCAACCAACATCCATTAAAAGAATATCAGTCGGCACGATAATGGGTGCTACCAGTACGTTCTACTTGAAAAATCGTTCGACATACAACTCACGAGTGATTAGCTAAGTACCACTTTCTACTGATTTGCACCAACCATCAGCTCTCTGCAATCGATGATACTCGCTGTTCTCGATCAACGTCGTTTGTTTGTTTCAATTGATTATTTGTAGAATATCATCTGTTTATGAGAAAATCAAGGGTAAAATTAAAGAAATATTAGAAATATGTAATTTTTAATTTTAATTTGTCTTGATGGCGTTTTCACATGTGCCGACTCTTAAAAATATTAATTCTATCAAAACTAAAGAGGCTGGGGAAGAAGCGCTCAAGTTGTCTAGTTACGGAGCACTCTGATGTTTTCCCCAGTCTCTTCTTAGAGTTATTTATTGTTTACGGACCGTCCCAGTTCTTATTTCTTCCACCCCATTAGTGGTTTGGAGACACAAACCACCCCTATCTGAGATGTGGTCGAATTGTCCGGCTATTTTTTTAAGACCAGATTCAACGACCACTTTCTTCCCGGCAAGAAGTTGGTGTTCGCGGTAAATCTGGAGAATCTGCTCCCAACTACAGCCTGCAAGAAGGCGGATAAACTGGGCGCCAGTTTCGTCAATAATGTTTAATCGCTCTCGGTTGCTAACCATTAGTGGACTAAGGCCCCCAACCTGGTTAGTGAGTGCACTCGGTAGGTCCGGCGGTGTTACCAGGTTGATCCCCCAGCCGATTACCACCCCATGAAGGTGGTTAGCACCGTCAACTGCGGTTTCTGCAAGGATACCCGCCACTTTTTTATCACCAACATAGAGGTCGTTAACCCACTTAATTGCAAGTGAATCCATGAAGTGCCGCTCTAAAACGAGAAAAGCAGCTACCGCAGCAGTCACCGTAAGTTTGGCAGGGTCATTATTTTGGACAATGTTTTCTTCGGCTAGTCCAAGAGAAAAGTAAACCCCACTCCCAGCTGGTGAATAGAATGACCGATTCAATTTACCGTGACCAGCTGTTTGTTCCCTTGCTGATACCAGGAACGTAGTTGGGGCAGTCCCTTCGACAATCTTCTTTTTTGCGACCACGTTTGTTGATGAAAGGGTGGCGTATTCTTCAGCTGGCACACCCATTGCCGCTAATTGGGGGAATTTTTGCATATCTAATCTCCTCCTTGGATACTCTATTCTTCCTTACTCAATTTTAAAAGTAGGTCCTGACTCTTAAGGGCATCGCCAACCTTAGCAAAGACCTCTGTGACCTTACCAGTAAACGGTGCCTTAACAGCTGATTCCATCTTCATGGCTTCGGTGATCACCAGGACTTGACCAACCTTGACCTCGTCACCAGCTTTGACGTTGACTTTAACTACGTTACCGTTAAGTGGCATCCCCACTTGGCCGGGATCTTCGGGATCAGCCTTTGGGACGCTGGCAACCTTTCCCTTTAACTGCCGGTCCTTGACCTTTAGTTGGAGAGTTTGACCATTAAGCTCAAAGAACAGTGTCCTGTTCCCTTCGTTATCAGCTGGGGAGACAAAGTCGAACTTTAGTAGCATTTTCTTCCCTGTTCCATAGCTGACCGTTAAGTTTTCTCCGGGACGCATTCCCTGATAATAAGTAGTGGTATCCAGGTCCATCACGTCTCCGTATGATTGGTGGTTGTTAAAGTAGTCAATGAATACCTTCGGATACATGATGTAGCCCTGGAGGTCATCTTCTGTTGGCTCCTGGTGAATTTTTGCTGCCAACTCACTCTTGACGGCATCAAAATCAACCGGCTTGGCAAGGCTGCCGGGACGGACGGTAATTGCCGGATGATCCTTTAGGACAACTTTTTGGAGGTCCTTAGGAAAACCACCATATGGTTGACCAAGGTCGCCCGCAAAGAAGTTCACAACCGAATCCGGGAAGTCAACGTGCTGGCCCTTTGTTAGGATATTGTCCTTGTCCAGATGGTTTTGAATCATGAAGATTGCCATGTCACCAACGACTTTGGAACTCGGCGTGACCTTGATAATATCGCCGAGTAGTTCATTAACTTCCCGATATTTGGCCTCGACCTTACCAAAGTCACTGATTCCTAAAGACTGGGCCTGTTGTTTCAGGTTCGAATACTGGCCCCCTGGCATTTCAGTCTGGTAAAGGTCCGGTTGGGGAGCATTGACA contains these protein-coding regions:
- a CDS encoding L-lactate dehydrogenase; the encoded protein is MTRKVAVFGMGHVGATVAHYLVAGGFTDDLALFDTNEAKVNADALDFRDAMANLPYHTNLTVNDDSQLADCDVVVSSLGKSKLVDTPDHDRFAEFKFTRTQVPLVAKKLVDNGFHGKLVDVTNPCDVITSMYQKLTGLPKKHVLGTGTLLDSARMRACVGEALHVDSRSVVGFNLGEHGNSQFTAWSTVRVLGKRVLDLAKERGLDLADIEEHARQGGYLVYQGKKYTNYGVATAAVRLTNALLSDARTEMPVSNYREEYGTYLSYPAVVGRDGVVEQLHLDLTDEEKDKLATSAKYIKERLKAEEERAAKANK
- a CDS encoding ATP-binding protein, coding for MSNEPDLTKLNIVFNGQKTPPLKINQLFDSRRFNHFTAITGHVEADFVNQYLSKFIQAEVVIGAQENARGKSAEEVVTKVALTDALLAVANKKPAKLFEALSSSNQANILNGLFQFEYAPVQAIYSRFYLLSNPDTGDTRVILGSIDLDQASFDDQHNQYSEILIFDNDKRLFNNLMDHFKHDIKPVLRPYFSDNLLQAAQKQLDESAKDKSGGSNVVILDNDTTNAIAAADMTDIISHDVQQQMDTNIIPHDTTISMRNVTMDRSQVKEAIERDTKQHDTVYTLQKTSVSPRAAKPKIKSREKIYEQVKEALVSGMSPQQRSAEKKYTTFLYDRPMERNLVNNNSGLYVPNDAGTHPIPFGKLATISQIRESLKSIDDVMKGYQKYVIDYSDDYGKRFYEAILYCFTAPFLWEIRTKASLNPEDGNDVPNFLIFGATAGSGKSTLLRIINQLTWNTDRSLIDFGTIYPEETAQKKNKTVEAIEHYMKEGSSYPVLLDEIEPYFFQQDQYSRHLVVDTMNELINHPQAVAPLIGTTNYDSGFTMLRETARRTYYLQIDKVIDDRLKGEANRYIYNVRQTLNNTLFKDFVMRMANLLEDDNTAWRMFDQKTGRLDFLANTRKIFKSYYEMAGIEIPPYFADTICDDFKESSRNTWAKLYLTQEDDFKYRKEDDSLLFDISKLNTLNGFTADSIEEYRNALPIELCVDGINGKRGKFVEIKAPDFFKWIGEHNPYEEDEQTHEDNSGQAAEEPKKKGFWARLFG
- a CDS encoding 2-keto-4-pentenoate hydratase; protein product: MTKENVTLNAKQESFAQALFNAYQNHQPLKMADWDGVVTDDDTAYAVQDRFAALKKLPTGGYKVSLTSKKTQDMFDSDCPLYGQQVDSHFLPSPALLSLKKQTMDPLLEVELGFRATEDLKPDDSLEDLLHKTTVCGTVELPDCRFTDWFPDLNKFNVMSDCAVGGFVVYGLERPADEVFATVEDAANVNMTLYHNGQKQSSGQSSEVLGNPFKSLSWLVGKLAEQGKEFRTGKLVSSGTFLLPPHLTKGVWTAKFDHGFGDVTVNVND
- a CDS encoding biotin--[acetyl-CoA-carboxylase] ligase, translating into MQKFPQLAAMGVPAEEYATLSSTNVVAKKKIVEGTAPTTFLVSAREQTAGHGKLNRSFYSPAGSGVYFSLGLAEENIVQNNDPAKLTVTAAVAAFLVLERHFMDSLAIKWVNDLYVGDKKVAGILAETAVDGANHLHGVVIGWGINLVTPPDLPSALTNQVGGLSPLMVSNRERLNIIDETGAQFIRLLAGCSWEQILQIYREHQLLAGKKVVVESGLKKIAGQFDHISDRGGLCLQTTNGVEEIRTGTVRKQ